The Aminithiophilus ramosus genome contains a region encoding:
- the glpK gene encoding glycerol kinase GlpK, with amino-acid sequence MSEKKYVVAIDQGTTSSRAIVFDLEGTPVSSHQMEHEQIYPQPGWVEHNPMEIWSRTQDVVREAISTNGVKADAIGAVGITNQRETTVVWEKATGKPIYNAIVWQCMRTQDFCAKWQKMEGWEKKVNDLTGLVISPYFSGTKIKWILDHVPGARDRAAKGEILFGNIDTWVIWNLTGGPNGGVHVTDVTNASRTLLMNIETLKWDKEMMEFLDVPEAMLPAIKPSSFVYGHTVKSGPFGAEIPVAGDLGDQQAALFGQTCYDKGEAKNTYGTGCFMLLNIGDKPVRSKNGLLTTVAYGLEEGKATYALEGSIAITGAAIQWLRDNLRLFDDAPDSEWFAKKVADSGGIYFVPAFSGLYAPYWDMSARGAIVGLTRYITKEHIIRATLESICYQTRDVQAAMDADSGVPLKALKVDGGAVKNSLLMQMQADVLGVPVVRPVVSETTALGAAYAAGLATGLWKSLDELRKHWKVDREFDPLMVAEKREELYSGWKKAIEKSKGWID; translated from the coding sequence ATGTCCGAGAAGAAGTACGTTGTGGCCATTGACCAGGGAACGACCAGCAGCCGCGCCATCGTCTTCGATCTTGAGGGCACGCCCGTCAGCTCCCATCAGATGGAGCACGAACAGATCTACCCGCAGCCGGGCTGGGTCGAGCACAATCCCATGGAGATCTGGTCTCGTACGCAGGACGTCGTCCGCGAGGCCATCAGCACCAACGGCGTCAAGGCCGACGCCATCGGTGCCGTCGGCATCACGAACCAGCGCGAGACGACCGTCGTCTGGGAAAAGGCGACGGGCAAGCCGATCTACAACGCCATCGTCTGGCAGTGCATGAGGACTCAGGATTTCTGCGCCAAATGGCAGAAGATGGAGGGCTGGGAGAAGAAGGTCAACGATCTCACGGGCCTCGTCATCAGCCCCTATTTCTCGGGCACGAAGATCAAGTGGATCCTCGACCACGTTCCCGGAGCCCGCGACCGTGCCGCCAAGGGCGAGATCCTCTTCGGCAACATCGACACCTGGGTCATCTGGAACCTCACAGGCGGTCCCAACGGCGGCGTCCACGTCACGGACGTCACCAACGCCTCCCGCACGCTGCTCATGAACATCGAGACCCTCAAGTGGGACAAGGAAATGATGGAATTCCTCGATGTCCCCGAGGCCATGCTGCCGGCCATCAAGCCCAGCAGCTTCGTCTATGGACACACGGTCAAGAGCGGTCCCTTCGGCGCCGAGATTCCCGTCGCCGGCGACCTGGGCGACCAGCAGGCGGCCCTCTTCGGCCAGACCTGCTACGATAAGGGCGAGGCCAAGAACACCTACGGCACGGGCTGCTTCATGCTCCTCAACATCGGAGACAAGCCCGTCCGCTCCAAGAACGGCCTTCTGACGACCGTCGCCTACGGCCTCGAGGAGGGCAAGGCCACCTACGCCCTGGAGGGCTCCATCGCCATCACAGGAGCGGCCATCCAGTGGCTCCGCGACAACCTGCGCCTCTTCGACGATGCCCCCGACTCGGAGTGGTTCGCCAAGAAGGTCGCCGACAGCGGCGGCATCTACTTCGTCCCCGCCTTCTCCGGCCTCTACGCCCCCTACTGGGACATGAGCGCCCGCGGCGCCATCGTCGGTCTCACCCGCTACATCACCAAGGAGCACATCATCCGTGCCACCCTGGAGAGCATCTGCTACCAGACCCGTGACGTCCAGGCCGCCATGGACGCCGACTCGGGCGTCCCCCTCAAGGCCCTCAAGGTCGACGGAGGCGCCGTCAAAAACAGCCTCCTCATGCAGATGCAGGCCGACGTCCTGGGCGTTCCCGTCGTCCGCCCCGTCGTCAGCGAGACGACGGCCCTCGGCGCCGCCTACGCCGCCGGGCTTGCCACGGGACTCTGGAAGAGCCTCGACGAACTGCGCAAGCATTGGAAGGTCGATCGCGAGTTCGATCCCCTCATGGTCGCCGAGAAACGCGAGGAGCTCTATTCTGGCTGGAAGAAGGCCATCGAGAAGTCCAAGGGCTGGATCGACTAG
- a CDS encoding MIP/aquaporin family protein, which produces MTNLLGEFIGTLVLVTFGDGLVANALLNKSKGQNAGWIHITVGWGAAVVMGVFASIACGAPQADINPAVTLAKMLAGTYTLPHALMTMVAQVAGGFCAGVLVWLAYLGHWEETADPGLKLAVFSTGPAIRNYTHNFITEAIATVFLVVPIMFIFSKNVGGLAPGFGPFLVGWLVMVIGMALGGPTGYSLNPARDLGPRIAHAVLPIAGKGDSDWGYSWVPVFGPYAGAAVAFFIARALGVM; this is translated from the coding sequence ATGACGAATCTTCTGGGTGAATTCATCGGAACCTTGGTGCTGGTGACCTTCGGCGACGGTCTCGTCGCCAACGCCCTTCTGAATAAGTCGAAGGGACAGAACGCGGGCTGGATCCACATCACCGTGGGGTGGGGTGCCGCCGTCGTCATGGGCGTCTTTGCCTCCATCGCCTGCGGAGCCCCTCAGGCCGACATCAATCCCGCCGTCACCCTGGCCAAGATGCTGGCCGGTACCTACACGCTTCCCCATGCCCTCATGACCATGGTCGCCCAGGTCGCCGGAGGCTTCTGCGCCGGCGTTCTCGTCTGGCTCGCCTATCTGGGCCACTGGGAGGAGACGGCCGATCCCGGCCTGAAGCTTGCCGTCTTCTCGACGGGCCCCGCCATCCGCAATTACACTCATAACTTCATCACAGAGGCCATCGCCACGGTCTTCCTCGTCGTCCCCATCATGTTCATCTTCTCCAAGAACGTCGGCGGTCTCGCCCCCGGCTTCGGTCCCTTCCTCGTCGGCTGGCTCGTCATGGTCATCGGCATGGCCCTCGGCGGCCCCACGGGCTACTCCCTCAACCCCGCCCGCGACCTCGGTCCCCGCATCGCCCACGCCGTCCTGCCCATCGCCGGCAAGGGCGACTCCGACTGGGGCTACAGCTGGGTCCCCGTCTTTGGCCCCTACGCCGGTGCCGCCGTCGCCTTCTTCATCGCCCGCGCCCTCGGCGTGATGTAG
- the dhaL gene encoding dihydroxyacetone kinase subunit DhaL — protein sequence MILDVQGMLKAFDAIGETLAAHKDHLTELDSAIGDADHGINMSRGFGKVREKLASGTYGDLGAVFKDVGMTLMSSVGGASGPLYGTLFMRMSMKLAGRQEADVSSLAEALEEGLRGIVALGKAQLQDKTMVDALTPAVEAMKKASDDGADLCVALESAVAAAQSGMEATIPLVARKGRASYLGERSAGHQDPGATSTFLILSTLLGSLKGTA from the coding sequence ATGATCCTTGACGTCCAGGGAATGCTCAAGGCTTTCGATGCCATCGGCGAGACATTGGCGGCCCACAAGGACCACCTTACCGAGCTTGATTCGGCCATCGGCGACGCCGATCACGGGATCAACATGAGCCGAGGTTTCGGCAAGGTTCGAGAGAAGCTTGCCTCCGGAACCTACGGCGATCTCGGGGCCGTTTTCAAAGACGTCGGCATGACCCTCATGTCCAGCGTCGGCGGAGCCTCGGGGCCTCTCTACGGAACGCTCTTCATGCGCATGTCGATGAAACTTGCCGGTCGGCAGGAGGCCGACGTCTCCTCCCTGGCCGAAGCGTTGGAGGAAGGGCTGAGGGGCATCGTCGCCCTCGGCAAGGCCCAGCTGCAGGACAAGACGATGGTCGACGCGCTGACGCCCGCCGTCGAGGCCATGAAGAAGGCCTCCGACGACGGCGCCGATCTCTGCGTCGCTCTCGAGTCGGCCGTCGCCGCAGCCCAGTCGGGCATGGAGGCGACCATTCCCCTGGTGGCCCGCAAGGGGCGGGCCAGCTACTTGGGGGAGCGGTCGGCGGGACACCAGGATCCGGGAGCGACGTCGACCTTTCTCATCCTCTCGACGCTTCTCGGCTCCCTGAAGGGAACGGCCTAG
- the dhaM gene encoding dihydroxyacetone kinase phosphoryl donor subunit DhaM — MISLLVVSHSAEAARGIGSIAGQMAGGQVLIEACGGTDEGALGTSVPAILAALEGLLARSEGVVVVPDLGSAVLAARTAREFLGEGADRVLIADGPVLEGTLMASVEASVGASLDRVAAVVGEARNLKKLQD, encoded by the coding sequence ATGATCTCTCTTCTCGTCGTCTCCCACAGCGCCGAGGCCGCCCGGGGCATCGGCTCCATCGCCGGACAGATGGCGGGGGGGCAGGTGCTTATCGAGGCCTGCGGCGGCACGGACGAGGGGGCCCTGGGCACCTCCGTGCCGGCCATCCTCGCGGCTCTGGAGGGGCTTCTGGCCCGTTCGGAAGGCGTCGTCGTCGTTCCCGACCTGGGCAGTGCCGTCCTCGCGGCCCGCACGGCCAGGGAATTTCTGGGAGAGGGAGCCGACCGGGTCCTCATCGCCGACGGCCCCGTCCTGGAGGGGACGCTCATGGCCTCCGTCGAGGCCAGCGTCGGCGCCTCCCTCGATCGGGTCGCCGCCGTCGTCGGCGAAGCGAGAAACTTGAAGAAACTTCAGGACTGA
- the dhaK gene encoding dihydroxyacetone kinase subunit DhaK codes for MKKIMNKVDDIVVESLAGLAAAHPCLVKLHPSVKAVLRADAPKDKVAVISGGGSGHEPLHGGYVGVGMLDAACPGEVFTSPTPDQMYEAAKAVSGDKGALFIVKNYTGDVMNFQMAADLLAAEGIPVAQVVVDDDVAVQDSLYTAGRRGVGGTVLIEKIVGAKAEAGGSLDEVKALCEKVNGQVRSMGMALTSCAVPAAGKPTFDLADDEMEIGIGIHGEPGRERMKLKPAKEIVEMMAKAIVDDLPFQAGDEVLAFVNGMGGTPQMELYLVFNDLANYLKEKGIVIGRSLVGNYITSLEMQGFSITLLKLDDELKALWDAPVETAGLRWGR; via the coding sequence GTGAAAAAGATCATGAACAAGGTCGACGACATCGTCGTCGAGTCTCTGGCCGGTCTGGCCGCCGCCCATCCCTGCCTGGTCAAACTTCATCCCTCCGTCAAGGCCGTTCTGAGGGCCGATGCCCCCAAGGACAAGGTCGCCGTCATCTCCGGCGGGGGAAGCGGCCACGAGCCCCTGCACGGCGGCTACGTCGGCGTCGGCATGCTCGACGCCGCCTGTCCCGGCGAGGTCTTCACGTCGCCCACGCCGGACCAGATGTACGAGGCGGCCAAGGCCGTCAGCGGAGATAAAGGCGCCCTCTTCATCGTCAAGAACTACACCGGCGACGTCATGAACTTCCAGATGGCCGCCGATCTCCTGGCCGCTGAGGGCATTCCCGTGGCCCAGGTCGTCGTCGACGACGACGTGGCCGTTCAGGATTCGCTCTACACGGCCGGCCGTCGCGGCGTCGGCGGCACGGTCCTCATCGAGAAGATCGTCGGCGCCAAGGCTGAGGCGGGCGGGAGCCTCGACGAGGTCAAGGCCCTCTGCGAGAAGGTCAACGGCCAGGTCCGCTCCATGGGGATGGCCCTCACCTCCTGCGCCGTTCCCGCCGCCGGCAAGCCGACTTTCGACCTCGCCGACGATGAGATGGAGATCGGCATCGGCATCCACGGCGAGCCGGGCAGGGAGAGGATGAAGCTCAAGCCCGCCAAGGAGATCGTCGAGATGATGGCCAAGGCCATCGTCGACGATCTCCCCTTCCAGGCCGGCGACGAAGTCCTGGCCTTCGTCAACGGCATGGGCGGGACGCCTCAGATGGAGCTCTACCTCGTCTTCAACGACCTGGCCAACTACCTGAAGGAAAAGGGGATCGTCATCGGACGCTCCCTCGTGGGCAACTACATCACCAGCCTGGAGATGCAGGGCTTCTCCATCACCCTCCTCAAACTCGACGACGAGCTCAAGGCCCTCTGGGACGCTCCCGTCGAGACGGCCGGACTGCGTTGGGGGAGGTAG